The Mytilus trossulus isolate FHL-02 chromosome 3, PNRI_Mtr1.1.1.hap1, whole genome shotgun sequence genome contains a region encoding:
- the LOC134709473 gene encoding toll-like receptor 4, whose protein sequence is MAAVSFIFSDKTISHLKSLEKLEIDVPAMYQKRDIFGEGYKYLVHLSSLNVGTCNDLLINAHIFEYMPLLTRISFDEKCKIHITPGGHQSLKNIREFYVHRLVDTLLPYLNNFTNELRLTPVETLSFQNTFAEGFEDRYYPWNPISRNLQNSSLKYLLMTENKLGESFPVYKLDPPPSSLQVVNLSSNKIEKFALDLGNIRNLSLQNNHLGGFLSTHSYKLSKESSSIEYIDLSANSIEMLTFIVFKGQPNLKYINLSHNKLQKVTFDVSRLKSLRYLDLSTNNFTTLDKKAMALFDDLSKKTFFTIDLRNNALQCTCITLSFLKWISKTRVELLLNDKCTLIDGAIVSLNPIDSIIKRLQNECSTYTYLAIALAILLVVILAILVLALVYKYRWKLRYMFYLAKSKHYNYKASIDNGEYTYDAFISYCDDDRAFVLKDCIENLETEGNAKLCVHQRDFIPGQEITVNITNAIHDSRKTVCIITRKFFESYYCMFEFNMARMENIYSRDGRNVIFLVFLEQIQPKEMPLMMLELIEKQSYIEYPNDEEGNIVFWEKIKEAIHS, encoded by the coding sequence ATGGCAGCTGTTAGTTTTATTTTCTCAGATAAAACGATATCACATTTGAAGTCACTGGAGAAATTGGAAATAGATGTTCCTGCAATGTATCAAAAACGTGATATATTTGGTGAAGGATATAAATATTTAGTTCATCTTAGTTCTCTAAACGTAGGCACATGTAATGATTTACTCATCAATGCACACATTTTCGagtatatgccacttttaacacGTATTTCATTTGACGAAAAGTGTAAGATTCATATCACACCTGGTGGACACCAAAGTTTGAAAAACATCAGAGAATTTTACGTTCATCGTTTAGTTGACACGCTACTTCCATATCTTAATAACTTTACAAATGAATTGAGGCTGACTCCAGTCGAaacattgtcatttcaaaacACCTTTGCAGAGGGTTTTGAAGACCGTTACTATCCATGGAATCCGATAAGCAGAAATTTACAGAACTCGTCTTTAAAATACCTGCTGATGACTGAAAATAAACTTGGAGAAAGTTTTCCTGTATACAAACTCGATCCTCCTCCTTCAAGTTTACAAGTGGTGAATCTTTCCAGCAATAAAATCGAAAAGTTTGCATTAGATTTAGGGAATATTCGAAATCTCAGTCTACAAAATAACCATCTAGGAGGATTTCTTAGTACTCATAGTTATAAACTGTCGAAAGAATCTAGCAGTATTGAGTACATAGATTTATCAGCGAATAGTATTGAAATGCTTACATTTATAGTATTCAAGGGCCaaccaaatttaaaatatatcaatctGAGTCATAACAAGTTACAAAAGGTTACTTTTGATGTTTCTCGACTGAAAAGTCTTCGATATTTAGATTTatcaacaaacaattttacGACATTAGACAAGAAAGCAATGGCATTATTCGACGATCTGTCTAAAAAGACGTTCTTTACTATCGATTTACGAAATAATGCATTACAATGTACCTGCATCACCTTGTCATTTCTAAAGTGGATTTCCAAAACAAGAGTTGAGTTGCTGCTAAATGATAAGTGTACTTTAATAGATGGCGCCATTGTAAGTTTAAACCCGATAGATTCAATAATAAAACGACTACAGAATGAGTGTAGTACATATACGTACTTAGCAATTGCTTTGGCTATATTGTTGGTAGTTATCTTAGCCATTCTTGTATTGGCTTTAGTGTATAAGTACAGATGGAAACTTCGATACATGTTTTACCTTGCCAAAAGTAAACACTACAATTACAAGGCTTCCATAGATAACGGGGAATACACTTACGATGCTTTTATATCGTATTGTGATGATGATAGAGCATTTGTATTAAAAGATTGCAttgaaaatttagaaacagaAGGGAACGCTAAGTTATGCGTGCACCAACGAGACTTCATACCAGGCCAAGAGATAACAGTCAACATTACAAACGCTATCCATGACAGCAGAAAGACGGTTTGTATAATAACAAGAAAGTTTTTTGAGTCTTACTACTGTATGTTTGAATTCAACATGGCCCGAATGGAAAACATTTATTCTCGGGATGGAAGAAATGTCATTTTCCTAGTATTTCTGGAGCAAATTCAACCTAAAGAAATGCCACTTATGATGCTCGAACTTATAGAGAAACAGTCTTACATTGAATATCCCAATGACGAAGAAGGGAATATTGTGTTCTGGGAAAAAATCAAAGAAGCTATTCATTCATGA
- the LOC134709469 gene encoding toll-like receptor 4 codes for MSDLKTLETLEIDVHGQSAKHIIFGNGYKYLKHLISLNFGRCSPPVLIDNKTFQFVPRLIDISFDNQCDMFIKSGGHKSLQNIRQLYVHRLSIDFEKKILEFSSFPFELNLTPIETLSFQNAFSGSFDYNPLNLINLYLRDSSLKNLRMTENRLGESLYQIFAPPQSLQVLNLSSNKLEEFALELMNIRNLSLQNNFLGRFLSTHSYNMPMSRNRLEFIDLSMNGIDNLTFILFRGQPNLKYINLNNNKLQKVTFVVSRLKSLRYLDLSGNNFETLDEKTMAMFEGLSKKTFFTVNLRNNALQCTCITLTFLKWISRTKVDLLLNDKCSLKNGTIVSINPIDSIIKRLQKECSTYTYLAIALSIVLVFILAFFILALVYKYRWKLRYMFYLAKSKHYSYKASTDDGEYTYDAFISYCDDDRAFVLKDCIANLENEGNATLCVHQRDFLPGQDITVNITNAIHESRKTVCIITRKFFESHYCMFEFNMARMENIHSRDGRNIIFLVFLEQIQPKEMPLMMLELVEKQSYIEYPNDEEGNIVFWDKIKEAICS; via the coding sequence ATGTCGGACTTGAAGACATTGGAAACATTGGAAATAGATGTGCATGGACAATCCGCCAAACATATTATATTTGGAAACGGATATAAATACTTAAAACATCTTATTTCTCTCAATTTCGGAAGATGTTCTCCTCCAGTATTGATTGATAATAAAACCTTCCAGTTTGTTCCACGTTTGATAGACATTTCTTTTGACAATCAGTGTGATATGTTTATCAAATCGGGTGGACACAAAAGTCTACAGAACATAAGACAACTTTACGTGCACCGTTTATCTAtcgattttgaaaaaaaaattctggagTTTAGTAGTTTCCCATTCGAATTAAATCTGACGCCAATAGAAACATTATCTTTTCAAAACGCTTTTTCGGGTAGTTTTGATTATAATCCATTGAAtctaattaatttatatttaagagACTCGTCTCTAAAGAATCTGAGAATGACTGAAAACAGACTCGGTGAAAGCTTGTATCAAATTTTTGCACCTCCTCAAAGTTTACAAGTATTGAATCTTTCCAGTAATAAACTCGAAGAGTTTGCATTAGAGTTAATGAATATTCGAAATCttagtttacaaaataattttctagGAAGATTTTTAAGTACTCACAGTTATAACATGCCAATGTCACGTAACAGGCTTGAGTTTATAGATTTGTCGATGAATGGTATTGATAACCTAACATTTATATTATTCCGTGGACAgccaaatttaaaatatatcaatctGAATAATAACAAATTGCAAAAGGTTACTTTTGTTGTTTCTCGATTAAAAAGTCTTCGTTATTTGGATTTATCAGGCAACAATTTTGAGACATTAGATGAGAAAACTATGGCAATGTTCGAAGGTCTATCTAAAAAGACGttttttacagtaaatttaCGAAATAATGCATTACAATGTACTTGCATAACACTTACATTTCTTAAGTGGATTTCCAGAACGAAAGTTGATTTGCTGTTGAATGATAAGTGTTCTTTGAAAAATGGCACCATTGTTAGTATAAACCCGATAGATTCAATAATAAAACGACTACAGAAAGAGTGTAGTACATATACGTACTTAGCAATTGCTCTGTCTATTGTGTTGGTATTTATCTTGGCCTTTTTTATTTTGGCCTTAGTTTATAAATACAGATGGAAACTCCGATACATGTTTTATCTTGCCAAAAGTAAACACTATAGTTACAAGGCTTCCACAGACGACGGTGAATACACGTACGATGCTTTTATCTCGTATTGTGATGATGATAGAGCATTTGTATTAAAAGATTGCATtgcaaatttagaaaatgaagGGAATGCTACATTATGCGTGCACCAACGAGACTTCCTACCAGGTCAAGATATAACAGTCAATATTACAAATGCTATCCATGAAAGCAGGAAGACGGTCTGCATAATAACAAGAAAGTTTTTTGAGTCGCACTACTGTATGTTTGAATTTAATATGGCCCGAATGGAAAACATTCATTCACGAGATGGAAGAAATATCATTTTCCTAGTATTTCTTGAGCAAATTCAACCAAAAGAAATGCCACTTATGATGCTTGAACTTGTAGAGAAACAGTCTTACATCGAATATCCAAATGACGAAGAAGGAAATATTGTGTTCTGGGATAAAATTAAAGAAGCGATTTGTTCATGA